Part of the Methanobacterium alcaliphilum genome is shown below.
TGAATATCTTGGAGGCAGTTTATGCTAGGCGAAAAAGAACTTTTAAAATTATTTCCAGATTTTGAAGGATTAGTGGAACCTTCTGGAATTGATCTTCCACTGGACGAAATATTCATTCAAACAGGACCCGGATCTCTGATTGATAATGAAAAAAATTTACCTTCACTGGAGAAACTAAAACCACCCATATACAAACTAAAACCAAAAACAGCTTATTTAGCAACTATCGATAGGAAAATTAAAATACCTAAAGGTTATTCCATGCTTTATCTGCCCAGGTCAACCCTCCTGAGGTCTTTTGTATCTGTGCACACTGCCGTGGGCGATCCTGGATTTTATGGAACTCTGCAATTTATGTTGTATAACTATGGTGAGTACGAATATGTTATAAAAAAAGGCGAAAGAATTGCTCAAGGAGTAGTTTTTGATGTAGCGGGTTCTGGAGAGTATAATGGTAGTTATCAGGAATCAGAATAAATTATTTTTTTAAATAAAGAGTATTTTCTTAAAAAAAGGGAAGTAGGTGAGTTGAATTAATGAAATAATCAAATCGCATTATCCAAATCATTTACCGATTCAGGATTTGCCAAAGTGCTTATATCACCCACATCTTCATTTTTTACTTTGGATTTTATCACCCTACGCATAATTTTGCCGGACCTGGTTTTAGGTAGATCTTTAACAAATCCTATATATGATGGACTTGCTATAGGCCCTATCTCTTCCCTAACATGTTCTCTTAAAATGTGTTTAAGATTAGGGGATGAATCACTATCTGTTTTTAAAATCACGAACGCTGCAATTTCTTCACCTTTTAAAACGTCGGGTTTTCCTACAACTCCAGCTTCAACAACTTTAGGATGACTTACCAGAGCAGATTCTACTTCAGCTGTGCTTATTCTGTGTCCGGCCACATTTAATACATCGTCTTCCCTTCCCTGTATCCAGAAATAACCTTCCTTGTCAACTCGAGCAACATCCCCGCTGAGGTAAAGGTTAGGAAATTCACTCCAGTAAGATTCCACGTAACGATCTGGTTCCCTAAATAGGGTTCTAAACATAGCAGGCCATGGTGTTTTAATAATCAGATGCCCACCGCTTTCTGATAAATTATTACCATCATCATCTTTTATTTCAGCCACAATAGTGGGGAATGGTTTAAATGCGGACCCTGGTTT
Proteins encoded:
- a CDS encoding dCTP deaminase → MLGEKELLKLFPDFEGLVEPSGIDLPLDEIFIQTGPGSLIDNEKNLPSLEKLKPPIYKLKPKTAYLATIDRKIKIPKGYSMLYLPRSTLLRSFVSVHTAVGDPGFYGTLQFMLYNYGEYEYVIKKGERIAQGVVFDVAGSGEYNGSYQESE
- a CDS encoding AMP-binding protein, with amino-acid sequence DIWWCAADIGWITGHSYIVYAPLLMGATSVMYEGTPDFPDPGRFWKMIEEYGVSVFYTAPTTIRMFMKYGEKWPQKHDLSTLRILGSVGEPINPEAWIWYYHHIGNRKCPIMDTWWQTETGMHIITPLPISSLKPGSAFKPFPTIVAEIKDDDGNNLSESGGHLIIKTPWPAMFRTLFREPDRYVESYWSEFPNLYLSGDVARVDKEGYFWIQGREDDVLNVAGHRISTAEVESALVSHPKVVEAGVVGKPDVLKGEEIAAFVILKTDSDSSPNLKHILREHVREEIGPIASPSYIGFVKDLPKTRSGKIMRRVIKSKVKNEDVGDISTLANPESVNDLDNAI